Proteins from one Gossypium raimondii isolate GPD5lz chromosome 8, ASM2569854v1, whole genome shotgun sequence genomic window:
- the LOC105792606 gene encoding F-box protein At5g03970: MKSRRMKHEGVLHTALSCDDILCNILIRLPPKSITKFVIVSKRWLHLICSSSFRHSYLSRWRVGFNLLGFFVCNSLYLGRPKGGARRPRSEPALPLLSSSREGDDLKFSGVLKKLGYFIDSSDGLLLCGRHPKTYFVWNPITKQQYKLPHPRVHFEELCMAFIVEDSPDDEICYRVVRAKCESRFEEVYVVTIETFLSKISTWCYSKLRCSSTISLSPWTSGTVIGGVIHWYAAQGNIAIYDPYHHEKHIALVKLPGPFDFDEQVLGESSDGCLQYGWSCKAGLQIWVLEKGFDGYSSLFSTNEQSSLSWSLRYKLNFKIMWRKNPTLATKCVTRKETEILAFSPQDSKSVFIRSGSSIYLYHIGSGRMEVIQYQGRGSSILSDFSKVVPYFKRAWPQSTLCCGGNSST; the protein is encoded by the coding sequence ATGAAGAGTAGACGGATGAAACATGAGGGTGTTCTTCATACAGCATTGAGTTGCGATGACATCCTCTGCAATATCCTTATCCGGTTACCACCCAAATCTATAACCAAGTTTGTTATTGTATCAAAGCGGTGGCTGCACTTGATTTGCAGCTCTTCTTTTCGGCACAGTTATTTGAGTAGATGGAGGGTAGGTTTTAACCTGTTAGGATTTTTTGTGTGCAATTCCTTGTACCTTGGAAGACCTAAAGGCGGTGCTCGTCGCCCCCGTTCTGAACCTGCTCTCCCATTGCTGTCTTCTAGTAGAGAGGGTGATGATTTGAAGTTTTCTGGGGTCCTTAAAAAGCTTGGTTACTTTATCGACTCTTCTGATGGCCTTCTTCTTTGTGGTCGTCACCCGAAGACCTATTTTGTATGGAATCCCATCACCAAGCAACAATATAAACTACCTCATCCGAGGGTGCACTTTGAGGAGTTGTGCATGGCCTTCATTGTTGAAGACTCACCTGACGATGAAATCTGCTACAGGGTTGTTCGTGCAAAATGTGAAAGCAGATTCGAGGAGGTCTATGTTGTTACAATAGAAACTTTCTTGTCAAAGATCAGTACGTGGTGTTATTCCAAGCTTAGATGTTCTTCAACTATATCTCTATCTCCTTGGACTTCAGGTACCGTGATTGGAGGTGTCATCCACTGGTATGCAGCGCAGGGGAACATAGCTATTTACGACCCATATCATCATGAGAAGCATATTGCTTTAGTTAAACTCCCGGGGCCATTTGATTTCGATGAGCAAGTTCTCGGGGAGTCTTCGGACGGGTGTCTACAGTATGGTTGGAGCTGTAAAGCTGGCCTGCAGATATGGGTTCTTGAAAAGGGCTTTGATGGTTATTCATCTTTATTCTCAACTAATGAACAGTCGAGTCTTTCTTGGAGCTTGAGATATAAGTTGAATTTCAAAATCATGTGGAGAAAGAATCCAACACTTGCCACAAAATGTGTTACACGGAAAGAAACCGAAATACTGGCATTTTCTCCACAAGATTCCAAATCAGTCTTCATTAGATCTGGATCAAGCATATATCTCTATCACATCGGGAGTGGAAGGATGGAAGTGATCCAGTACCAAGGTCGTGGATCTTCTATCTTATCGGATTTTTCCAAAGTAGTACCCTACTTTAAACGAGCTTGGCCCCAGTCTACCTTGTGTTGTGGTGGAAACAGCTCGACATGA